From the Lathyrus oleraceus cultivar Zhongwan6 chromosome 4, CAAS_Psat_ZW6_1.0, whole genome shotgun sequence genome, one window contains:
- the LOC127136495 gene encoding uncharacterized protein LOC127136495, whose amino-acid sequence MGSERRKALPFKAKMPDIANISRLLNELPACFKVTLQGKFGHILDLLSVDVQTPAITILDQFYDPPLRSFLFQDFQLTPTLEEFDRLLGFSMKERTPYNRIGQVPEVEMLALALHIPISDALANWKKRENLFGFWRAYLEEEEERLFEIHHWDALANMLALLIYGLVLFPTHEGFIDSAAISIFWAVWKDKQSLVPPLLADTFHTLHTRHQRKNGIPICCLPLLYNWLISYVFKPDAHISEMSNGEWARTLVSLSSKDIIWYRHKLNVEEIIISCGSFPNVPLVGSKGCISYNPMLALRQFGYPM is encoded by the coding sequence ATGGGTTCAGAAAGAAGGAAAGCATTACCATTCAAAGCCAAAATGCCAGATATTGCCAACATATCAAGACTTTTGAATGAACTTCCCGCATGCTTCAAGGTTACTTTGCAAGGAAAGTTTGGCCACATTTTGGATCTTCTCTCAGTAGATGTTCAAACACCAGCCATCACCATTTTAGatcagttctatgatcctccgCTTCGAAGTTTCTTATTCCAAGACTTTCAGTTGACTCCAACCTTGGAGGAATTCGACCGACTCTTAGGATTTTCTATGAAAGAAAGGACACCGTATAATAGGATTGGTCAGGTACCTGAGGTAGAGATGCTAGCCCTTGCACTCCACATCCCCATATCTGATGCATTGGCTAATTGGAAGAAAAGGGAGAATCTCTTTGGTTTTTGGAGGGCTTACctagaagaagaagaagaaaggtTGTTTGAGATACATCATTGGGACGCATTGGCAAATATGCTAGCTCTTCTCATATATGGGCTAGTATTGTTTCCAACCCACGAAGGTTTTATAGATTCAGCTGCCATAAGTATCTTTTGGGCCGTTTGGAAGGATAAACAAAGTTTGGTTCCTCCACTACTAGCTGACACTTTCCATACTTTGCATACTCGACATCAAAGGAAGAATGGAATACCGATATGTTGCCTTCCATTGCTCTATAATTGGCTTATCTCGTATGTGTTCAAGCCTGATGCTCACATCAGTGAAATGTCCAATGGGGAGTGGGCAAGAACCCTGGTGTCTTTGTCTAGTAAGGATATCATTTGGTACCGACACAAGCTGAATGTTGAAGAAATCATTATCAGTTGTGGTAGTTTCCCAAATGTACCACTAGTAGGATCTAAAGGTTGCATCAGCTATAACCCCATGTTAGCTTTGCGACAGTTTGGATACCCTATGTGA